The region aaaaaaaacaaaaaagataaacaCTAGGGATAATAAACCTAGTGGATTAGGGTATCAGTAGCCTGCAgttaaaatctgcagaaaacCATCTCTAATCCCACCGCTTTGTGCATCTCTCCAGTTTAAGTGGCTGGAGCATTTGATTAATATTTCACTTCGGCAGTAACAAAACTAAATTTCTACTCAAATTTTACATCTCTTTAGAACACTAAGGCAATTCTCTATAATCCTATGCTACAACATCAGGTGTTAAGAGCTAATATACATACATTAAAGTCTACTGAAGTACTAAAATATTGTCCAAGCCAGTCCATGAACAAAACTAGACAGATATTTGAGGTCATGCTTCAAGTTGTCCGTTTTAAGAATAACTGGGAAAGGTCTTAAGTATATATAGAGTAGAATTAAACTTGCCTGTCTGATCCATTCCAACAGCATTCAAATTTGTCAAAAATGCAATCATTCTCATACAGTGAACAAAGTTTACTTCTGAGGTATTCAtgcacctggaaaaaaaataagctgaatGAATACTGAACTTGCGTACCTGTAAAACAACCTTCATAAATTCTGCTCCAAAAGTAATTCAGTATCTGACACTGCTTACACCCTATTCACAGGAGCAcacacagctccctcctctgaCTCTATGGATAAAGAGCAAAATGAACAGATGCATGAATTAACATATTCTGCTCTACAGAATTTCACATGAACTCAAATAGCTGCAAGTCACACGGGGTGGGGAGACATCTCCCAGAACTCAGCAATTCTTCAGAATGCCTTCTCTCTCTGAGCACTCGTCATACCCTCACTACCCTTTCAGATATCTAAAAGGATTTATCAGATTTTGCTTCTTTCTAAAAATCATGCTTTGGTGACCGATCTTCCTCCTTCGCAAATTTTCCTCGTGAAGAGGATCCCTTCGcaaattttcttataaaaaataaCCACCACAGCACTTTTCGGTGCCAGCTAAAAACGTTTCCTGCAAAGGAAATGTTTTACCTCCTACTTTCTCCAGGAAAGAACAGGAGAATATATCAAGTCAACTGAAGACTAAGAGATGCGCTATCTCATGGCTGAAGATTACCTTTCCACATTTCCATTGTGTAAGAGGGAGCCTTTTTCATACCCAAATGTGGGTTTGGGTTCTGCAATCACCCTGCAAATAGCAAGATCCTTTAGCACGTGTGTGGAACCCACAAATCTCACTGATGCTCTGCCTGGACATAGCGATCTACGCACAAAAATTTAGCTGCCACATCAAGACTATTAGTAAGACTCAGCATCCTCTGAGGTTTTACTTTCTAGCCTACATCATCTTCACCAAATACCTGGTATGTTTCCACAGGTCTATTTTCCATATTTAAATCCCAGATCTTCACTGACAGATAATCTCTAGTCATCATATATCGACCACTATGGCTAAATTTGACATCAGATATGGAAGAGatgatttcagagaaaaatgatcTGTTGCTAGGATCTTCTGGTTCTTcaaacactgtataaaaataaaacaggcattTCAAGAGGTAAGTTTATGTCTCTCCTGATACAAGACACATCCAAGTTAGGTTAACATTTTCTCAGTAAGCTTGCCACATTGGGCTAGTCTGCCCACATTATATAAAGTAACTTTCAATGCGAAAGCCTTATAATACAATTGCcatactctgaaatattttattttttgtagcaAGTCGAGGTCAGGTTCTAAATAAGTGAACTCCTTACTAATATTCAGCCTTCGTTCACACACGTAAGAGATCAAGCATCAATTACAGACCAAACTCGACTAGTATTTGACCTCCTGACATCTGCAGAAAGCCACTCCTAGTCCTGTTGTTTAAGCAGACTCCCCAGCTTAAGTTGCTAATAATTTTATTCACTACTTTGGCAAAATATGCATTTAACATTAAGATTAATTTAATGTTTTAGATCTATTCAATATAGTACAGAAATCCaatacaaatacacacacacacacttcagtgTTGAATAGATTCCTAGAGTGCTTAGTTCCATCTAGCAGCAAGTTACCATATCCCACAAGAAGTCAATAAACAACGCAGGACAGAACTTACATTTTGAGTGTCTGTCACAGAGTGCTGATGCTCTCATATCACAGAGACGAATCGTTCCTTTACTGCTGCTGTATACAAATGTGTTACAGCTGTTTGGGTGGAACTCTGCGGCTGTTATCACTTCTGTGAGCTCTTCCATGTTGGCAGGCTTAATATCTACAATATCTACAGCATTTTGTTAAGAAATTTTCTCCAGTTTTCGTAacatatttttcagctttaaatgTATTCAGCAATGTGTCTTCAGTTCAAAGTACATCTGAAATAGTGAAACAGAATTAAACAagacaataaaagcaaaataatgctGGAAATTTGGAAGCAGGACAAAACTTCCATGCAAAACTGGATAAAGTTAAAATTAACTTCCACAATTTGTCTAGAAAGCAAGACTGTAACATGGCATTCTCTATCAGTTTGAAGTTAATTCTTGTAACAGCACAAGACTGCTTAATTTTTTTGCTCCACTTCAGCAGTAATTAATTCTGCTGAATTAATACATATATGTCACCCAAGTTTCTTCACACAGAACTTTATTTTGCCTAAATTCTAATTACACTACTACATTATAAAGAATGCATGTGTGATTTCTGCTCAGGATCCCACTGATCTGTCCGCACACCTCTGCTCTCAATGGGACTGAATACCTATTTCTGTCATCCTACTGCCCGCAACACTTGTAGGTGCACATGTGAGGTTAGAAGGTAAAAAGAATAAACATTGTTGAGACAAGGATGGTAATCCTCTGACCTGCTTCCTACTGCAAGTCAAGAAAATTTTCACAAGATAGTTTACTGTAATGCTGCCTTCCAGAACGGCTCAAACTTGAAACCTtaagcttttttcctctccttttaaaGAGTGTTTTTCACCATGCACGTGACTACTACTCCTTATATTGCTCAGGCTGAGCTCCCTCTCCAGAAGTAGAAGTCTGTACAACTACTAGGGAGAAAGTTCCAGGAAGTGGAGAAACATGCTATGTAAGAAGCTGATcatgaaaggaaatgaaattcAACAAGTTTTGTTGTAACCGAGCTGTTTCCATCATATCAGACAATGTAAAAAAGATACTAAAACTTCTGTCTGTAATTTCTAGGTGCCACAGGTTAATCCGCAAGTCATCTGCAGATAAGTATGTTTCATAATCACTATTAATGGAGATGGAATTGATGTGATACGTGTGAGCATTGGCAAATATTCTTCGTGGACTAGCTTCAACCATGAGGTCCATGGGCCTGAATACTGGCACctgcaaaatacaaagcaatGGAAGTTTGAGACGAAGCTGTACCATAAACACACTGGCAGTCATCATCAGTCCTTCAATACACCAAGACGATTAAAATACCTCAAAATCGCCTCAGAAGTAAATGTATCTGCCAAGTGGCATCgcagaaaatgtgaatttaacAATCTGATGGGGCAGGTAGTCACTGAGCCACAGGCTAatctgtgtgctggggcagggagaggagaagtCACTCAGATGTGGCTAATGAACCACTCACCCGTAGTGTTGTAACTGTAGTAGGATCCCTATACCGTCCATCTTCCTCCTTTAAATTATAACCCTCTGGTCTTTTGTCCCTTTCACTGATTTTCCATAACTTTATTGttttatctgaaataaaacagcCACAGTCTAAAAATCAAAGCTCTGGCAAAGATACTTGTCTTCACAGTTGATGCACTTTAACATGAAGCCTTCAAACAAGACAAGACCACCTACATGtaccaaaaaagacaaaaatactgcTTGGAGAAAACATGACAagataaaaagcattaaaaatacctCCTCCACAGTTTGTTCTTTTTATAAAAGTTATATCAAGTTTCAGTTAGAATCAGGATTGTTATGAATGACTAATATAAGCTCTCACACAGTTAGTTATACACATATGAAGGTACTGAATGACAGCTTAGCTAAGCCCCTTTGCTATGAGGCAACCACATCAGAAATGACTAATATACCACTCTGTGTTGTGGGACTCTGGATCCAGGTTAAGACAGAACAGCAGAGCAGTTAAACAGCACAACTCTGAGTAGCCACATCCCTAAATACTGGCATTTCAAACCAACTTGCTTCCACCCTTTTGGAAGTAGAGAGGATTAGACAAAATCCTAACAGCAAACCAATGTAACAGTAGGTTATGGTGCACAATTAACTATGAAGTCATAACTTACCATTTGTAGACAATAAAAACTGAGCAGCATTTTTCTGGGGTAACCACCTAATTTTGTTGATCTTCTCTTCAATTTCTAAACTTTTCAAGTAGTCAAACTCTGGTTCATGGCTTTGAAAGGTACTGTAAACATTGTATTCTCCCCTACTGTGAGACTGGGTTTTGTTctaaaaagagaattaaattatCAAGATATGTATGCAGTTTACAGAATGCTTTTCAAGGCTGCAGGCAGAAGCCAGAACTAGATATTTATGCAGCAAGATACATAGGCAGGCTGCTAATTAGCATAAGAATAGGTTAAGACTTCTACACTCTATTGTTGCCTATGCCAGATTTGCCACGAATATCCTTTGGTGTACAACTTGCCTTATTTTAACGAGCCTGTAGAACAGACGAAATGAGGGTCATCTCTTTTGCAAGAACTTGATTAGAGTTTCTACTATTTTGGCTAAGAAAGCATCAGAGAAGAGACAGTTATTGCAGCAGCTTTTGATTCCTAAAGTTTCCAGAAACTCCCCTCAGCCATGTGAATAATATCTTCAGCAAGTTCTCATGTTAATTCCGAGCAGCTGAACTTACAAACTAACACTTTGCCTAAACATTCTAGGCAtggtaagttttcttttttaaaagagaatgaaaaatctTCACCATTCCCTCATCTTTAATTtttccacctttgtttttttaaggagaCTATTCCCCAAGAGAAATACACAGCCACATGTATGGCAAATCTACTCTGTGGGTAAGTTCGGCTCGCTAGGCACACTGTGGAATTCCCACATGCCACCCAAATTTACACAAGCAGCTCCACTATTCTGGTTGATAATCTCCACATTCCCTGAGACCTTCTAAACAGCttaagaagcttttctttttttcctcattgggggggggggggggggggaagcttaaCAACCTCTGCTGAATACATCTTTGACATTAAAAGTCACACCTGCAGTTAGCCTGCTCAGGATGGAACTGTCTGGAAAATCTTCAAACTTGCACAATTCCTCTTTCTAAAAAGCTATGTTTTAGGCAGTGGCTTCCTAGCACTAGTACTGCACTGCATGGACTGAACCTTAAATTCCCTCCAATGGGTAAGGTGACAGAAAACTGGAACCATTTCTGAAACAGCACTCACTAGGTGTACCTGAAATCAATTCAAGCTTAATTTTGTGATATATTCCTGTTCCACCCACTTGAAGAGGTTGCACCATCAGATGCCTTTCCTGTGATATGTGCTTGACTACGGACTttgctccttccttctcttgtGTGTCTCATGTCCATCCATTCATTTAATTCCTCAATACCTCACTAAAACATATTTCTTGATACGATCCTCGCTAGCCCACATTTGTCACATTCCCTGCATCATTTTCTCTTGCTTCACACTCTTACATTAATAGCTGGCAGGAATTCTTACACTTTACAATAAGctgtggggaagggaaaaggggacAAAATGTTTAGAAATACCAACTATACTGGCTTTCCCACCCTAGGGAACAGAAGGAACTGTTCTAAGCTTCAGTTAGACCTAACAAGTTAAGCAGGGTTGCTGCCTAGAACAGGCGACTTCTAAAGTAAATCTATAGTGCTTTAGGAAATGCTGGTCATGATTCGGTGAGCTTTCCTTCAATTCCATACTTACCACAATAATAGTCTTAAATATACTTCTTGTGTATTCTAGTAAAACTCTACAGGACTAGAATAATATATAAAAGCAATAATATATGAAATCCATCCTTGGgataaaagcaaaatttaaacCATCAGACCATCTCAcggcactcaaaaaaaaaaaaaaaaatcaaaacaagaagaGGTGTTGGCCCAAGTGCCTTATGTTAAATTCCAATTTAGGTAATTACAGGCTGCCTACGCAAATTCCTCCTTCGGTTTCAATTAGATACAGTATTCATTTCCTGCCGATACTTATGTAATGTCACTTGCTTCGCCTTGCAGAAGGGCTGCCACGTTCCAGCCCAGAGGTGGCAGCATTATGGCAGCAGGTGAAGTTACAGAAGCTTTTGTAACTCTATACAGAGCACTTGTGCTTTCCTTCCTGTATGTGTGGTCTCTAAAGCGCTGTGGGGTGCAGTGTGATAGAAGGTGGTACAGAAATCCAACCAATACTTAAACAATTGCCTTTTAGATACTCTTACATATAAAACTTGCTCTAGACAACAGTGCACGTGGCCTAACTACTAATGCATTAGGGAATCCAGTCCTCATTGTTCATTCCCTAAACACCCAGGAGTCAAATGATGCCAAAACCAACTCTGTGCAACTTCATCTGATAACCCAGGTGGTTCTCACTAGAGCTAGATTCACAGCTCAGAAGGATATGAGCCATGGGTTATGCATCAAACACAAAAGCTGTCATTTAAAGACACCGCACTTGAGAACAGGCAGTTAGCTATTTAAGCTGCACTTAAGGATCCTTAAAGGATGCAAGCTAAAactcaaagttttaaaaaaactaaactaaaaccaaacaacaaaacacaagaGTTTGTGCCTGAAATGATGGCAAGATCACAGTAAGGATACTCTGCATAGTCTGTTCATCTCCGACTCCGGCCAAAGCAGCTCGGGAGGGGGTGGCCGGCCGACAGCACCCCACTAGATGGCACCAACTGACCGCAGGGATCTCCTCGCCAGGAGATGGGCTGCCCTCAAATCGCAGAGCCCAACTTGTTCTGGGTGCTGCCGAGTTCTTACGGCTTAGGGCTTTTAGAATTGAAATGGAATGAAACACTAAGGAAAGAAGTAACAGCGTGGCTCTTCTAGGCAGTGAGATGACAGAAGTGCCTTTTTATACTCTCCCTGAAATAAATTCTAACCAAGTCAACTTCGAACTACAGCCTTTGTCCAAAATCAAGCACTCCATCTCAGCTTTCCCACCTTTAACATGGGAGTAGAGGCCCTTTCCTAGCATTGGAAGATTTGTCTGTAGAATTCTGAAAAGACCAAAAGAAGAAGTATAAAATGAAGAGATACCGTTGGTACTGTGATGCTATGATTTTACCTGACTGATACCAGAATAGAAAAGGACATCTCAGGTCATATTTACATACTCCCTTAAGGACATCTTTTATTTCCCCAACTACAGTGAAATCTGAAATAATAATCACAGCCAAGTCATTGTAAAACAACCAACTTCAGCTTCCCCAAGGTCTTTTTGTGCCtaccccttttttgttttcactttaaacACTCTTTAAGACCACAGCTAAAGTGTATTTaaagaggaaattaatttctaaCAGTGTCACAAAGTTCTCAATAATTTCTTCACTCttaaatttcacttttttaatcACTTATTGCACACGCATGCACTTTGTGTAAAGTTCTTTGTAAAAGCATGCTCCTTTTCTTTATGAATGAATAGGAATAGAACATATTTAATATACTTTAAATAGTTAACACTCACCTCCTGCTCCTGTTGAAAGATGACAACTCTACCTCCTTTATCTCCTGTTGCTAACAGCTCTCCAGAATGGTTAAATTCTACTGTAGAAATTATATCCGctgcacagaacaaaaataaaccccCCAAGTTAATAATTCTTCCAAGTGGCCAAGAAAGCTACAATTATaagtaaaaaaggaaatgcaTACTTCAGTTCAGTTTAAGTATACTTATGTTACAAAATAAAAGTATGGATTTCTTCAAAACtatacaagtaatttttttcaagctgTACATTTGAAAACCAGTTACTAGTTCACTGTGCCAGAGTTACAAGTTCAGTGTTGCGCACTAAATAGTTTTTAAAGGTTTTATATCATCACTTCTTAGAACTGTTTTTCTGTTATGACTACTCTCTAGCATAGTATAGAAATGGATTTTCAGTATGGACTGTAACAGCAGAGGCTGTGTATATCCATATTCCTACCTTTATTTTCTCCTGCTAGAAGACTTAGATACAATCATTACGCATCTGAtctcaaagccttttttttttttttttaaaggactctACACATTTGACAGCTGAAGGGCAAAACATAGTAGGGTGGAGATGTTCAGACATCAGTGTCTGAGGAATGCAAGGAAGTGGAACAAAAACAGCTAcagaaaatttggaaataaattcAACAGACTGTCTCTAAAAAACTTGAGTTTCTCTTCTGGATGAAGAAGGTCGACATTACTACAAGTATTTCAGTATGGAGTGCTAAAATTAAATTGTGAAtatacactgaaaaagaaaaaaacaagtcatGCCTAGTATCAAGCTGATCTATTTATACAGCAAAAAGACAAAGGGGAAGTTATGACTTAAGCTCAAGCACATCAATTCACGTTGTCAAATGCACACATGCCCCTCGTACTTTCAAACAGCAGAATCAGAAGCCAAACCGTTCGTTCTTCGAATGCCAACTTCAAATTGCAATGCAACTATGGAAATCtatttttctgcagaagaaagtACCTGAGATTTTTACATATGCAAGTCTTCAGGCTATGCTGTTGTCATGTCAGTCTAACGTAGATAAACGATGTATCCACATTTTCTATTGGATGGTTTCTTCGTTCTCTGCTTTAGTGTTAAAAAACGTCTGGTACCTGCTCTATGGACTGAAAGCTACTGCTAAACAAAAGCTACTCAGTCTGAATTTATACA is a window of Strix aluco isolate bStrAlu1 chromosome 28, bStrAlu1.hap1, whole genome shotgun sequence DNA encoding:
- the PPP2R2A gene encoding serine/threonine-protein phosphatase 2A 55 kDa regulatory subunit B alpha isoform isoform X5 — encoded protein: MISKCCSTTNADIISTVEFNHSGELLATGDKGGRVVIFQQEQENKTQSHSRGEYNVYSTFQSHEPEFDYLKSLEIEEKINKIRWLPQKNAAQFLLSTNDKTIKLWKISERDKRPEGYNLKEEDGRYRDPTTVTTLRVPVFRPMDLMVEASPRRIFANAHTYHINSISINSDYETYLSADDLRINLWHLEITDRSFNIVDIKPANMEELTEVITAAEFHPNSCNTFVYSSSKGTIRLCDMRASALCDRHSKLFEEPEDPSNRSFFSEIISSISDVKFSHSGRYMMTRDYLSVKIWDLNMENRPVETYQVHEYLRSKLCSLYENDCIFDKFECCWNGSDSIVMTGSYNNFFRMFDRNTKRDITLEASRENNKPRTVLKPRKVCASGKRKKDEISVDSLDFNKKILHTAWHPKENIIAVATTNNLYIFQDKMN
- the PPP2R2A gene encoding serine/threonine-protein phosphatase 2A 55 kDa regulatory subunit B alpha isoform isoform X4, producing the protein MAGAGGGNDIQWCFSQVKGAVDDDVAEADIISTVEFNHSGELLATGDKGGRVVIFQQEQENKTQSHSRGEYNVYSTFQSHEPEFDYLKSLEIEEKINKIRWLPQKNAAQFLLSTNDKTIKLWKISERDKRPEGYNLKEEDGRYRDPTTVTTLRVPVFRPMDLMVEASPRRIFANAHTYHINSISINSDYETYLSADDLRINLWHLEITDRSFNIVDIKPANMEELTEVITAAEFHPNSCNTFVYSSSKGTIRLCDMRASALCDRHSKLFEEPEDPSNRSFFSEIISSISDVKFSHSGRYMMTRDYLSVKIWDLNMENRPVETYQVHEYLRSKLCSLYENDCIFDKFECCWNGSDSIVMTGSYNNFFRMFDRNTKRDITLEASRENNKPRTVLKPRKVCASGKRKKDEISVDSLDFNKKILHTAWHPKENIIAVATTNNLYIFQDKMN
- the PPP2R2A gene encoding serine/threonine-protein phosphatase 2A 55 kDa regulatory subunit B alpha isoform isoform X6 gives rise to the protein MVADIISTVEFNHSGELLATGDKGGRVVIFQQEQENKTQSHSRGEYNVYSTFQSHEPEFDYLKSLEIEEKINKIRWLPQKNAAQFLLSTNDKTIKLWKISERDKRPEGYNLKEEDGRYRDPTTVTTLRVPVFRPMDLMVEASPRRIFANAHTYHINSISINSDYETYLSADDLRINLWHLEITDRSFNIVDIKPANMEELTEVITAAEFHPNSCNTFVYSSSKGTIRLCDMRASALCDRHSKLFEEPEDPSNRSFFSEIISSISDVKFSHSGRYMMTRDYLSVKIWDLNMENRPVETYQVHEYLRSKLCSLYENDCIFDKFECCWNGSDSIVMTGSYNNFFRMFDRNTKRDITLEASRENNKPRTVLKPRKVCASGKRKKDEISVDSLDFNKKILHTAWHPKENIIAVATTNNLYIFQDKMN
- the PPP2R2A gene encoding serine/threonine-protein phosphatase 2A 55 kDa regulatory subunit B alpha isoform isoform X2, which translates into the protein MAGAGGGNDIQWCFSQVKGAVDDDVAEGTVLSGKLPEIHLVSVPASLPSLPSAMVADIISTVEFNHSGELLATGDKGGRVVIFQQEQENKTQSHSRGEYNVYSTFQSHEPEFDYLKSLEIEEKINKIRWLPQKNAAQFLLSTNDKTIKLWKISERDKRPEGYNLKEEDGRYRDPTTVTTLRVPVFRPMDLMVEASPRRIFANAHTYHINSISINSDYETYLSADDLRINLWHLEITDRSFNIVDIKPANMEELTEVITAAEFHPNSCNTFVYSSSKGTIRLCDMRASALCDRHSKLFEEPEDPSNRSFFSEIISSISDVKFSHSGRYMMTRDYLSVKIWDLNMENRPVETYQVHEYLRSKLCSLYENDCIFDKFECCWNGSDSIVMTGSYNNFFRMFDRNTKRDITLEASRENNKPRTVLKPRKVCASGKRKKDEISVDSLDFNKKILHTAWHPKENIIAVATTNNLYIFQDKMN
- the PPP2R2A gene encoding serine/threonine-protein phosphatase 2A 55 kDa regulatory subunit B alpha isoform isoform X7, which produces MDLMVEASPRRIFANAHTYHINSISINSDYETYLSADDLRINLWHLEITDRSFNIVDIKPANMEELTEVITAAEFHPNSCNTFVYSSSKGTIRLCDMRASALCDRHSKLFEEPEDPSNRSFFSEIISSISDVKFSHSGRYMMTRDYLSVKIWDLNMENRPVETYQVHEYLRSKLCSLYENDCIFDKFECCWNGSDSIVMTGSYNNFFRMFDRNTKRDITLEASRENNKPRTVLKPRKVCASGKRKKDEISVDSLDFNKKILHTAWHPKENIIAVATTNNLYIFQDKMN
- the PPP2R2A gene encoding serine/threonine-protein phosphatase 2A 55 kDa regulatory subunit B alpha isoform isoform X3, translating into MFLKFSLRSVFYGAGGGNDIQWCFSQVKGAVDDDVAEADIISTVEFNHSGELLATGDKGGRVVIFQQEQENKTQSHSRGEYNVYSTFQSHEPEFDYLKSLEIEEKINKIRWLPQKNAAQFLLSTNDKTIKLWKISERDKRPEGYNLKEEDGRYRDPTTVTTLRVPVFRPMDLMVEASPRRIFANAHTYHINSISINSDYETYLSADDLRINLWHLEITDRSFNIVDIKPANMEELTEVITAAEFHPNSCNTFVYSSSKGTIRLCDMRASALCDRHSKLFEEPEDPSNRSFFSEIISSISDVKFSHSGRYMMTRDYLSVKIWDLNMENRPVETYQVHEYLRSKLCSLYENDCIFDKFECCWNGSDSIVMTGSYNNFFRMFDRNTKRDITLEASRENNKPRTVLKPRKVCASGKRKKDEISVDSLDFNKKILHTAWHPKENIIAVATTNNLYIFQDKMN
- the PPP2R2A gene encoding serine/threonine-protein phosphatase 2A 55 kDa regulatory subunit B alpha isoform isoform X1 translates to MFLKFSLRSVFYGAGGGNDIQWCFSQVKGAVDDDVAEGTVLSGKLPEIHLVSVPASLPSLPSAMVADIISTVEFNHSGELLATGDKGGRVVIFQQEQENKTQSHSRGEYNVYSTFQSHEPEFDYLKSLEIEEKINKIRWLPQKNAAQFLLSTNDKTIKLWKISERDKRPEGYNLKEEDGRYRDPTTVTTLRVPVFRPMDLMVEASPRRIFANAHTYHINSISINSDYETYLSADDLRINLWHLEITDRSFNIVDIKPANMEELTEVITAAEFHPNSCNTFVYSSSKGTIRLCDMRASALCDRHSKLFEEPEDPSNRSFFSEIISSISDVKFSHSGRYMMTRDYLSVKIWDLNMENRPVETYQVHEYLRSKLCSLYENDCIFDKFECCWNGSDSIVMTGSYNNFFRMFDRNTKRDITLEASRENNKPRTVLKPRKVCASGKRKKDEISVDSLDFNKKILHTAWHPKENIIAVATTNNLYIFQDKMN